One stretch of Malus domestica chromosome 14, GDT2T_hap1 DNA includes these proteins:
- the LOC103455232 gene encoding bidirectional sugar transporter SWEET5, with product MVDTGLIRTIIGIIGNVISLCLFLSPIPTFYRIVKQKAVSDFKPDPYVVTLLNCALWLFYGMPFVHPDSILVITINGIGFVTELAYIFVFLIFSPGSQRLKVFIALVVEVVFFVIVVFVTMYVFSTTKERSLVVGIICIVFNILMYVSPLTVMGIVIKTKSVKYMPFYLSLANFFNGVIWLVYSLLKLDINILIPNGLGTISGALQLILYAAFYKTTRWEDDVDVRPRSEVQVSNV from the exons ATGGTGGATACAGGCTTAATCAGAACGATTATTGGCATTATTG GAAATGTCATCTCTTTGTGCTTATTTCTCTCCCCAAT CCCAACATTTTATAGAATAGTAAAGCAAAAAGCAGTATCAGATTTCAAGCCGGATCCCTACGTAGTAACGTTGCTGAATTGTGCCTTATGGCTCTTCTATGGCATGCCCTTTGTCCATCCTGACAGCATTCTTGTGATAACAATCAATGGCATTGGATTTGTCACCGAACTCGCCTACATTTTCGTCTTCTTAATCTTTTCTCCAGGTTCACAACGC TTGAAGGTCTTTATTGCACTTGTGGTTGAAGTTGTCTTCTTTGTTATTGTGGTTTTTGTTACCATGTACGTTTTCAGTACAACTAAAGAGCGGTCTCTGGTAGTTGGGATCATCTGCATTGTCTTCAACATCCTTATGTATGTATCACCATTGACAGTCatg GGTATAGTGATCAAGACAAAGAGCGTAAAGTATATGCCATTTTACCTCTCACTTGCTAACTTCTTCAATGGAGTTATTTGGCTGGTCTACTCACTCCTCAAACTGGATATCAATATTCTG ATTCCAAATGGTTTGGGAACGATTTCCGGCGCATTGCAGCTCATTTTGTACGCCGCCTTCTACAAAACCACTCGATGGGAAGACGACGTTGATGTCAGACCGCGGTCGGAGGTCCAAGTGTCCAATGTTTAG